The Arachis ipaensis cultivar K30076 chromosome B10, Araip1.1, whole genome shotgun sequence DNA window ataattgaaaacaaaattaatagACATAATGCATAATGaggctaaaatttttatatatggataattttaatgtgaaatacaaaaatatttgatgattttggtgttCTACAGGGTTGTGGTAGTAGCACAAAACGTTACTaacgttttgtaataaaaaaatttttttaatcatcaaagaacaaaacgtcactgacgttttgtaataaaaaaatattattttaattattaaaacacaaAACGTCGCTGACGTTTtgttagaaaaatattattttaattgaagaAACACAAAACGTCATTGACGTTTTGTAAATGGCCATAGTTGTGTTCAACACACAATTTGGTTCATGATAAAGGATTTCACCTCTAgtaatacaatattaaaaagaaaaagttcgcATAATGAACACCTCATTTCTCCCACCAAGTAgtgtaattaattttctttttttttccccacTCATACATATGTTGGAAAGGATGCTAAAATCGGCTGATCtttttttcatatgaaaattattattatattattttcaattATGAAAAAATGATATATTTTAATTGAATAGGAAGATAATCACAAATTAGAGAGTGTGATTTgcatatttaaaaattttcttactACTAAAACACACATAGAAATGTTGgttttgtgttttaaaaattttaaaaaattaaagttcaCAAATCAAAAAGTCagttttgtattttaaaaattttaaaaaatttaaagttcACAAgttaaaagatttaaatttttgtaAGTTCACAAATCGANNNNNNNNNNNNNNNNNNNNNNNNNNNNNNNNNNNNNNNNNNNNNNNNNNNNNNNNNNNNNNNNNNNNNNNNNNNNNNNNNNNNNNNNNNNNNNNNNNNNNNNNNNNNNNNNNNNNNNNNNNNNNNNNNNNNNNNNNNNNNNNNNNNNNNNNNNNNNNNNNNNNNNNNNNNNNNNNNNNNNNNNNNNNNNNNNNNNNNNNNNNNNNNNNNNNNNNNNNNNNNNNNNNNNNNNNNNNNNTTCACACATTATTAAAAAATactattataaatttaatatcaaaattaaaaagaggCTAAAATCCCCTAGCTAGTTGCTTTATTTCATATCACACATGCAGCTCAAGCTTGGATTGGATGCACTCCTACCTGATTAAGATTTATTGCTAAGTGCTAACTGCTGCTAAATGTGTAAATTAGTAAAGGCATGCTGAATCTACTTTATGTgattatatactacaagtattcCTATACTAATTGGGAATGACACTAGATCTATCTAACTTGATGCTCATCAATCTTTTTAGACCATAACATTATTAAGAACAGGTCTAATCAATAATATGCCAGCAAAGGGGTAAGTGTTTTCATTCATCATCAGTTTCTCATAGGCATCTAAAGGCAACAAGCAAGaatatacaaaaaataaatatttaattattattattaaattaatataataaaatttacatataatagaaattataaatttaataataattaactttttattttattgttttttattttaaaagatttaaattttagattattgctttaattttgtaTATGTTgccatatattatatatataattaagcacTTGGTAGTTGGTTGGGATAGCTTCCTCTTAATGCATCACAATTAAGGCATTCAATGCAAGAGGAAATTAGATACATGTCTcaaattctttttttctttcatgTTGTAATAATTCTTTTCACCATTATTTTACTATATTATGCACAATaattaaaaacttatttttaaaacttatactaaaaataacaaaatatattaaatcttaGTTGTACCGGTTTCTCTTAATAATGCATAGTGAACATAATATAAAAGTTGTTCTTTGAAATGATTTTAATCATGCCTTGTCGTTTTAGATATATTAGCATTTTATGCATAACATTTTAATAAGGCATTTACGAAGCATAAACTCCATTCTATTTAACTTTTATTCTGTTTCTGTAcgacaaattaaaatatttatccataaattaaaaaaattacaaagcaTATTTTTTTCCcaatattattataatttgagTAAGTCTAATAATTCACCTCAAAAATAATTTAAACGCTGAGTTATATGCAGTCAATAGTCAATACTCAGTACTAGTTTATTCAATTAAAAACTATTTGGCCATTCATCTACAAATATTCGCTTTTAAATGATTATTTTTAAATGTGAAAAGTATATATTACAACTCCAATAACTCTTAAATATATAACTTCTAGAAAATTGTATAGATAAGGAACATTTATCATCTCTTAAATTAATTTGTGGGAGTAAATAAAATAGAActattcaattttaatttgaaataaataaCTTGTTTTATATAAATCATATAAAGAAAAATCTTTCAGAGTGCAACTGAAACACAAACAAGGTTATTTCTCAATGATAGGTGTGAGTGACAATCACGTTATACATCTAGTGTGGGTTTGGTTCGAGATTATCCATTATCAAAAAATGACAAATAACACCAAGACAAAAATCTCTTCTGCTCCTTTCTTATTAGAAAAAATGTACTATTCTTATATTAATTTGGTTTTATTAGTTCTTACCttgaattttcttcttttttttttatttttattttgatttatggaGAGTTGTTTTGAATAGACTCCATTGATAATTAATTATCCCCTCCACACTTGTTATCTTTCTAGAAAGTAGCATTTTTTACCTTTTCGTTCAAAATTTAAACACGATttgaattaaatgaaaatccaaaCTAATTAGTTTAAAGGTTCCTCGTCCAACCTTCTGAGCCATTGACCAAAATGTCCCTCACACACAAACGCATTTTGCTCGCAGCCACGCGCTGCGCGTATATTCCCAACCCCACGCCGGAGCCAGCAAGTTTGGCCACCCGACACGTCATCAAGTGAGCCCAGACGCTGTCGAAACCCTAAATGCACGACACATTCACTCCAAATTCGCTTCAAACTCAAACCCAAATCAAGGCACCTCCTCCCCCAAAATCGAACGGCTCTCATAAGGCCATGTGGTAAGCTTAGGAAATCAGTGCCGTCCGTGCCAGATCTTGCGGTCATTTTACCGGGCACCGGATGAACCAACGCCATCCGTGGGATTTTGCATTAAGAACAGATCAACGGTTAATGCGGCTACCCGAAATAGACACGGGCAGATCTCATCGCCTTTAAGAACCGGCCATAGCACCCATTTGTTCCTCGCACAGATTAGGGTAAGCCAAATTCCAAACCCTACCCACTAcgctttttaagtttttatttttggttGTCAGCTCCTTTGATTCAAAAGCTTCATTTCCATCGGCGGCGCGTGACGATTTTCACCGCACGTGAGAATATCGCCGGCAAATAATCTAATCTTGAGAGCTGACTTATGTTCTGTTCGACCCGCATTGGGGATTTCATGCCAGAGGTGCGCCGGAATCTGACCGGACGGCAGTGATCTTGCACCTTGATGGCTTCCGCCGTCCTAGCCAACCGAAACGAACCTAATTGGCCGCAGCATAGAGGCGGTGTAGCTAGATTCATGGGGAAAGTACCAttttctaaccctaaccctaattcaaAATTTGGCAATAAAAAGAATCAATCGTCGTTAGATGATGCTTCCTCCATAAACCGGAGGTCCAACGACGGCAACCATTACCAATATGTCACGTTCAACGTGGCGTCGTACTCAAAGAAGGAACTGAACGAGCTCAAGAATCGCTTGATCTTGGAGCTCGAGCAGATTCGAAAGCTCAAGAGTCGAATCGAGAATGGAGAATTTCAACCCAAGCAGAGCTTCAATGGCCCTCCCAAAAAATCGTCGACCAAGAAGATCTCTGGCAACAAACGGCCATTTCCGGTGAATTCCATCACCAAAGATTTGAAACGATCGAATTCAGAGATTGGAAACTTGATGAAGTCCTGCTCGCAGGTTCTACAGAAGATCATGAAGCACAAGGTTGGGTGGATCTTCAACGCCCCCGTTGATGTCGTTGGAATGGGTCTTCACGATTATTATGATATAGTGAAGAAACCCATGGATCTGGGCACCGTGAAGTCCAATCTCGCGAAGAATGTGTACTCTACGCCGTCGGATTTTGCCGCCGATGTGCGATTGACGTTTAAAAATGCGCTGACGTATAATCCCCCTGGTCACGATGTGCACAGCATGGCTGACCTGCTTTTATCCAAGTTTGAAGAGCTGTATCGTCCTGTGCATGAGAAATTCGAGGACTCGATAAGGCAGCAGGATCAGGATGTTGATGAGGAATTGCAGGCCAGTTCATGGAATCATGTGGAACCGGAGAGGGTTGAGAGGGTTAAGAACAAGAAGGAGAATGTGATCCCTCCGGCAAGGTTTCAACCCGAGCCAGTGCAGGTCCCTGCGAGCTCTTCGAACCCTCCAATGGTGCAGTCACCTGTGCGCACCCCTTCCCCTATGAGAGCCCAGCCGGTGAAGCCTTTGAAGCAGCCAAAGCCTAAGGCGAAGGACCCCAATAAGAGGGAGATGAGCCTTGAGGAGAAACACAAGTTGGGTATTGGGCTGCAGAGTTTGCCTCCTGAGAAAATGGAGCAGGTGGTACAGATCATAAGGAAGAGGAACGGGAATCTGAAGCAGGACGGGGATGAGATTGAGCTTGATATTGAGGCTGTTGACACTGAGACCCTTTGGGAACTTGATCGTTTGGTgacaaattggaagaagatgaTGAGCAAAATTAAGCGGCAGGCACTACTTGGCAACTTGAACAACAACAATGCTGCATCCAATAAATCCAATGGGGTAAAACTCCTTTCATTTTTTGTGTATTTATCTGTTGAATGTGTTAGACTTATTTTATATAGCATCGTAATAATTTTCTTGCCATATATACTAATTTGTTACTGTGATCAAATGGACAGGAATTGGCTATTAGTGAGAAGGTTGATGTGGCTCCGGCTGAGGTGAAGAAACCAAAGAAAATGGATGCTGGGGATGAGGATATTGACATTGGGGATGAGATGCCGATGAGTACCTTCCCCCCTGTGGAGATTGAGAAAGATAAAGAAGTCGCCGGCGGCCATGCTAGTAGTAGTTCTAGTAGCTCCAGCAGTTCAAGTAGTGATTCATCGTCGTCTAGTGGTACTAAATTTGCTCCTAGTTGTTATTTGGTTTGTTCTCGAGACAATATGCTAGCAGGGGAACCTAAAATTTTACTCTTATTTTACTCTTTGCAGATTCAGATTCAGCGAGTTCCTCAAGGAGTGATTCTGAAGCAGACAACGGTCACTTATAGCAAGCAGATGACTTTTGTTACTAATGGTTCAACATGGTCAATGTGCGGTGCTCTGCCGAAGAAAATGATTTGCTTCACGGCTTCTCTTGAGTGTGCAGCTTCAACTCATGGATGAGGTGTGtgcttttgattctctttatatCTCCTTTTCGCTGCAATGCATCAATTTTCTGCAGATGGAATGATGGCTAAATTTGTGATTGCATTGTTATTTCAGGTAGTGTTGCTGTGAACATGGTTTGCTGTTTCATATTGGATGGTTTTTGGTGGCAGAGCAACTGCTAGAATGGTTTGTGGTGTGCAATATTTTGTAAAAAGAATTCGTGAATACTGAAGAGCTAATCAAAACAATGGTAGGCCAGAAATTAGAGTGCAATGTGGTGAAAATCTTAGTTTAGTTCTGTTAGgttggttagtgattaggataggtTGGGGAGAATCAATGTTTTTGAGTTCACCTTGTACACATTACTGCTACAGTAAATAGAATTATCCTCGTTGGAGATGGCCCTTTAGCAAAAGGAATATGTATCTAACTTGTTGGGTTCGACAATTAATCAGATTAGAGATTTAAATTTTGTATGTACCACACTATAATGACTCATTATATAATCACCGATTCTTTCAAGGTAAGTGTAAAAAGATGGACCAGAATGAAGGAAGGACGGATCATTTGGTTTTGAAGATGGATTTCCGAACGCTCTGATAGCTGCTTTGGCAGTGGCCACTGTTGAATGTTGAATGAGACGACCAATATTATAAAGTTTCACTGTCGTGTACTTTCAGATCTTGTTATTATTGGAGTGACATTTGTTTTGGTGCTATGACCATATGGCTAGAAAAATATTAAGCCTCGCCATAGTGGAAATCACTGAAAAATATTGTTTAAACTTAATTTTGCACGAGTTAAATTGACCAAAGCATATCCTCAAGCTCAAGAATGTCATAGGTAGGgtgaaaaatatgaataaaatagcatCACTGAATCGACGTTTCACACTTGACAGGAGACTAGTGGTGTCTTGCTAGTTGCTAGTACAGTACAGAACAGCCTTTCATTGCAGTTAAAGCATGATGATTTAAAATATCCATAGGTAAATGCAGGATAGACTCTACCAAAAAGGTTCATCTTTTGCTACTCTAAAAGTCAACTGTAACATAAAAGATTTGGAAAACGAAGCTGAATAATATCACACTATATAATAGTGTCCTAGCGATTCCTCTTGGAAAGGGTAGAACAAGTCCTTCTTAAAGGAAATTTGGACCACCGATCTCATCAGAGTTGAAATTCAAAGCAAGTATTTCCAACTTGTCTTGTCTGCAACCTTGCGAGAAATACCTCTTCAATTGGATACGCTGTTGTGGAATTAACAATAGCCAGGGCCTAAATGAGTACACTATAAGGACCTGAAGCTTAAATGTACTGCTTTACCTTACCATAAAGCATCTAAGACATGCGCCAATATGTATtcaataaaatgttattaaaacaCATGGATCATAATTCATACAACTCTACTAAGAAGTTTATTCGATGGTATCTATGAGGAATAGTTAGGTACCCGACAATATTATCAGAAGGAGGAATTTAATGTTATTCTAAATGGCAAAAGCTGTCACATGCTAATTAATATTAATACATGTCAGCTTAATGCATACATAAGTCTAGTACCAAGTAATGGACTGTCTAAAAACTTGTATATGCGAATTCCACATCAGAAGTTACCACCTATATAAGACAACACATCATCCATTTGTTTTTGTAGCCCAAGAAAATGAATCTCATATTTACATGTGACTTACAAGAAGCATGATAGTATATATTCCCAACTCTGCTAAGTTACTCTCAAAAGTTTTGGAAGTTGTAGATAGTGTTGGCCAAAGGATGCATATAAATGGGAGAATGATTGTCAGAGAATAACTAATGAACTTAAATCCTACTCGACCATAAAAATAGTGGAGTGGTAACTGCTCCAACTCAAGTTCTCACACATCTCTATAAAATAGCTACTTAGCCTCAATTCCTCAAAGGATAGTCATCACATATTCACAGAACTACGTTCTGTTTTGAACTGACATAAAACCTTACAGAGAAAGTTTTTGCGATCAAATTTCAAATGCAGTCTTTCTACATAGCCATAATAACAGTAACTGTTCTAATATCAAATTCCCAATCCATTCTGCAGCTGTTAGATTCATCAAACCCTAGTCAACTTGTTTAACAGAAACAGAACATCATCTACTCCAAAAGTAGCGAAATTCCTTATCGCACAAGTAGCAATCTGCATAAATTCTTGTAGCCATTGAATTGTATTGTGTGATGCATGGAGCGTTCGTATCCATTCTTCATTCCTTTGTATTATTGTTAATTGATGAAGTATCTTCCAATAGATCAACAACGAAAAATTCTGTTCAGAACTGAACAGAACTAATTATATAGACATTCCAACAATCATGAACTTTACGGGTCCAAAAATGTATTTGACCTTATTTTAGGTACAAGTTTTTAGGGCTTATTATAGTTTAAATTCAGCATTAATGAGTTGAGTTATTTCATACAACATATTATATTTGTAGGAATATGAAGTAGTCTCTTAAATCTACATAATACGCATGATATGGATATCACAATATTATTAGTCTCGTTTGTAAACATGAAACTGGTATctgtaaaaattaaaaatataaaacatattAACGAATATATGGAATAAAAGTACCTAATCCAGTAATATTGACAAAGAAATTTATCCCAAGGTCAATGTGCAATTCTTCACAGAAATTATCCGTAACAATTGTTTTACTTATATAACAAGAAGAAACAAAATCAAATATTAGAAAATAGCCGCTATAAATATCGAATATTAAGCATACATTGACCGCGTAAACGAAAAGACTTGGTTAAAATAAACAGTTGGAAATATTGTAAGCCCTGATAATAGAATAGAAATCACCAACCGGCACCTCTTCTTTTAACATGAAAGAAGTTTGGAAATTAATATTTAATGGAGACATAGATATA harbors:
- the LOC107621539 gene encoding transcription factor GTE7 — protein: MASAVLANRNEPNWPQHRGGVARFMGKVPFSNPNPNSKFGNKKNQSSLDDASSINRRSNDGNHYQYVTFNVASYSKKELNELKNRLILELEQIRKLKSRIENGEFQPKQSFNGPPKKSSTKKISGNKRPFPVNSITKDLKRSNSEIGNLMKSCSQVLQKIMKHKVGWIFNAPVDVVGMGLHDYYDIVKKPMDLGTVKSNLAKNVYSTPSDFAADVRLTFKNALTYNPPGHDVHSMADLLLSKFEELYRPVHEKFEDSIRQQDQDVDEELQASSWNHVEPERVERVKNKKENVIPPARFQPEPVQVPASSSNPPMVQSPVRTPSPMRAQPVKPLKQPKPKAKDPNKREMSLEEKHKLGIGLQSLPPEKMEQVVQIIRKRNGNLKQDGDEIELDIEAVDTETLWELDRLVTNWKKMMSKIKRQALLGNLNNNNAASNKSNGELAISEKVDVAPAEVKKPKKMDAGDEDIDIGDEMPMSTFPPVEIEKDKEVAGGHASSSSSSSSSSSSDSSSSSDSDSASSSRSDSEADNGHL